From the Borrelia turcica IST7 genome, the window TAAATTAAGAGGAATAGTAATGATTAGACTATTAATTTTGATTATATGTATGCTTTACGCGTCCTGTACTGGTTCTAGTGAGAGAGGGATTGGTAAGGTTTCAATTATAACAGAGGGTCATTTTGATGATAGGGGGTTTAATGAGAGTGCTTTATCGGGGCTACGAGGAGTAGAGACAAACTTTAAGATAGAGGTTGTAAGTAAGGAATCTACTGCTGCCTATTACCAAGCTGATGTTGAGAGTTTGAAAGATAATGGGTCAAGTTTGATTTGGCTTATGGGATTCCAGATGAGTGAACTTGCTATGCCAGTTGCTCTGTCAAACGAAGATGTCAATTATGCAGTAATTGATGCTATTTATGACAAGGATGTATTAATGCCCCCTAACCTAGCAGCAATAACATTTAGGACAGAAGAGTGTGCCTTCTTAGTAGGCTATATTGCAGCCCGTAAGACTAAGACAGGTAAGATTGGATTTGTGGGTGGCATTAAGGGAGATATAGTAGATTCATTTAGGTTTGGGTATGAGGCCGGAGCACTTTATGCAAAGCGTGATATTAAGGTTGTAAGTGAATATGCAGGGAGTTTTTCTGATGTTGCTATTGGTGCTACTATGGCAAGGAACATGTATTCTGGTGGAGCAGATATTATATTTGCAGCAGCGGGGCTCTCAGGGGTTGGTGTTATTGAGGCAGCAAAGGAATTAGGTGATGGTTATTATGTTATTGGAGTTGACCAGGACCAATCATATCTTGCACCTAACAACATAATCACATCTGCTGTTAAAGACATAAGGCGTGCTGTTATGTCATTTACTTCTGCTTACCTAAGGACAGGTGAGTTTAAGGGTGGTGGTGTTACAAGTTATGGGCTTCGTGAGGGTTTTGTTGGCCATATTAGAAACCCTAAAATGATTCCCTCTGCTCTTGAGTATGAACTTAATATTATTAAAGAGAAAATAATAGGTGGTGATATTAAAGTACCTGCTCATGAGGAGAGTTATGTTAATTTTGCAATATCGTTTTTGTAAAGCTTAAGGCTAGTAAATGGTTAGGGGGATTAAAGTAATTTAGTGAGTTTTTAATCCTAGTGGATTAGGTTCTGGCTTTGGGAGGGGGTGTTTGTATGCTTTACTTAAACATACTTGCATTTATAAGTTTAGTGTTGCCTATTGTAACATTAATTTGTTCTATTGATTTCTATTATAATAGCGTTAACAATATTGAGAGAATAAGTATGTTAGCTGAAGATAAGGCAGCGGCAGTCCTAGACCTTGCTATTCATGAAAAGCGCCTTATTAGACGAGAAGAGATATATGGGAGACATAAGGGTGGTGTTTCTGATCTTGAATCTCTAGGCATTATCCAGTATAGAATACACATAAGACGAATACGAGTTCCAATTTTTATTGAATCCTTAAGAATAGCAATAGAGAAGATATATAAGGCTTTTTGGATGCTAGTTAATATAGGGTATGGCAGTCCTGCAGTAGGGGAAGTGCGGCTTAAGCTAAGCTTAGCATTAAGTATCATATTGTTTGTGTGTGACATATTAGACACTATAAATAATTTAGATATTGATTCTGCTGCTAGGAGTGCATACATTAAAGAGAAGATAAATGAATTTGTAAATACAACACTAGGCGTAGATTTTCTTATTAAGGAAAACTTTATTGATGATATGAATAGGTTTGATATTGAAGCATTTATATATAATTTTGTCTCTGTTATTGCCTCTATTTTTATGTTTATCTACAACAGATTAACAAATAGAGATGCAATTGAGGCAAATATTTCAGAGACAGAAGTAGCACTTGTCTTGCTGACTAATGCAGCAGCATACCTAGCAATGGGTGCTGGTCAAATTGAAGATATACTCAATACTACAATAAAACTTAATAAAAAAAGACCTGTTGCAAAGTAGTGTATTCTCTTTAAATAAATCTTGTGATTTAGAAGTGGGGTTAGGAGTCTATTAAGATTTAAGACTAATTATGAGCAGAAGAGAATAGGAGTAGTGTTAGTGAAGACAGAGATAATAGCATATGATGAGATTGAGTTGGCAGCGAGGTTTATAAGAGAAGGACAGCTAGTTGTTTTTCCTACAGAGACAGTATATGGTGTTGGAGTTAATGCTTACAATAATAATGCTATTCGTATGCTTTATGCAGTCAAAAAGCGTTCAATAACACATCCATTCATAGTGCATGTGGCCTCAATAGAGCAAATTAAGGAGTTGGTAGAGTATATCCCCAGAAGTGCCCAACGCTTATTAGAAGAGCCTAGTCTAGAAGGCTCTATAACATTTGTGTTAAAGGCTGCAAGTGGGGGTAGAATATCAAGACTTGCATCTGGTGGCTTGATAGCGTTGCAGTAAGAATACCAAAGGATCCTGTGGCCTTAAGACTCATTAGTATGAGTGGAATTCTAATCCTAGCCTCATCAGCTAACTTGGCAAGACGTCCTAGTGCTACGAATTTATCTAGTGCAGCAAAACAACTTAATGGACTAGTTAAGGGAATAATTAAGCATGGAGAGAGTAAAAGAATTGGTATTGAGGCTACTGTTGTAGGCTTTGACTTTATTGGAAATGTGTTAATACTGCGTGCAGGGGCAGCTACAAGGGAGGCTATGCAAGATGCTCTAGGGAGAGGGTATAGGGTAGATTATGTTGTTGAGGATGCAGATACTACTTCTACTTACTTAATAGAGCCTTATAATCTTGGCATACCTGTTTATCTTTTTAGGAGACAGGATAATATTAGAAGATGTGTAGCAGACAGGGGAACACGAATACTTATTACAAGAGATACCCTAAATTCATATTGGTTTAACAGGTTTTGAGATAGAAGAAACATTGCTATTTATGAGACTCTTGAAGAATATGCAGCAAACCTTTATGAGGAGTTCCTAGACTGTAGAAAGAGATATAAGCAAATACTAGCTGAATTTACTACTGCTGCAAATGGACTTGGTTATGTAATTAATAACAGGCTTATTAAGGCTAGTCAGGGTAAATTCATTGTTACTAAATAAAGCCTTTAAAAGGCACAAGTCTAGTAAACCAAAAATTTTGATATAATACTACCTACACTAGTGAGAGGATTTATATGCATAGAATATTTGGATTAATATTTGTGGCAATTATTATTACCCTTTGTGTTGTTGTAACAGGTGTTTTAATGATTAAGCTTTTTAACCTAATTTTTGGTAAAGCAGGCTCAATACTACCTAAATTGGATAAGGAATACAAAAGAGATAATAGAATTGTTAAGATGGAGGAAGCATTTGATGATTATGTTAAAAAACAGAATGAAGAGAAGATGCGAGAGCGTGAGATTGATGAGTCGTTAATGAAAAAGAGGTCAGAAAGGGCAGCAAAGCTAGCTCAGATTAAACAACAGGAGGGGAGCAAGAGTCAAGTAAAACCAAGAGGCGCTATAAGAAGGGACAGATATTAATATAGAGGTTTTATTATGGGTAAAAGAGTACTTAAGACTTTTATCATTAAGAGAATGAGTTTAGCAAGCCTTTAAATACAAGGTCACGCGCTCTTAGACCTTTTTATCCCGATAATAGTGATTTTAATGTTGTCTTTTATCTTAATGGATGTATAAAATATTTACTAAATAACTATGAAAATCTTAAAAGACAACAGATTATTGATATTGAGGATGATGATAGTTTTATTGTAGAGAACGGGTTTGATATAGATACTTTCCTAGATAATATGTTATTTTAACTGGGTTATTGGATTGACTTATTTGTTGGATTATATTGCTAGTAGATTATGAATAAAGGAGCTGTTCTTTGAAAAATAAACCTATAAATCAAGATGCTAGCTTTTCTAGACTAGATACTTCCCTATTTGATTTTGTTTATGATGTTGATATATTTACTGATATTGATTTATATGATGAGTATATAGGAGATTTGTTTGATGGTGAGGAAGTACAGGTTAGTGGTGCTTTTGTTAATGATTTAAGCATTTATTCCCCAAACATACTCTTGAGGAGTAGGATTTGTTTTTTACAAGACAAAACAGTTAGCTTAGTAAATATTTTGAACATTATTTAAAATGCATTATCCTTAATTATGCTAAAATTATTAATTTTAATAATATTCATTTAGTTTCTTGTCCATCGTTTGATGGACAGGTTATAAGATAAACTCTATTTTTTAAGCTAAGCTGATTTTGTGTTATAATACTTTGCGTGACAATACAGAGTCAGCTTAGCTTAATTTAAAGCTTACAAACAACCTTTAATTCCTTAACCTATTAAAGGTTGCCTTAAAATAATAACTATAATCTCTACTCTTTTAAAGAATTTATTTACCCTTTTTGCTCTTTAAATTTTCAAATTCATTTAAAAATTCTTGTAGTAATTCTTGTTTGTTTGAAAATATGCTGTCTAGGAGATATGCTGCAAATTTAGCATGTTTCTTGTAAAAGTTATAACTCTCTTCATTTTTAAGTTGAAACCTTAATGGTTTTAGTGGGTTTTGTTTTGACTCTTCTATACCTTGTTTTTTGTTTTTTACCATTTCTATTGATTTATTAATGCCATGTTCAATAATATACTTCTCTTCAATAAAACCCTCTTTCACAGCATCTGCTAATCTTAAATAAAGATATACTTGACTTTTTGCAAGTCTATAATCTTTGATGAAGCTTTCAAAGTTTTTGTATCCATCTATTTTATAATATTCGTTATCTTTAATTTCTTTTAAGATTAGTATGTTATCTAATTTATAATAAATTTCTTTTTTAAGATTTTGTTTCAATCTTTTTTTTAATTCAAGATAGTGAGAGTGAGCTGTCTTTTCATGCTCCAGATTTAAAAGATGTGGACTATCGTCTTTATTGATTATTCTATTATTTAGAACAATGTCTTTCATTTTTGCTCCTTTGACTTTTTCATTTTAGTGCGTTAAACGCACTAAAATATTTGATTTAAAAATTTAGTTAGTATACTTCCATATTCTTTTATGTAATCTTTAGTTAAATCAAATATATCATTTTTTGCAATTCTTTTATTTAAATCTTCTCTTTCATGTATAAATCCTAAAAATCTTTTTTGTGATTGAAAATATTCTAGTAATTGTTTATGTGTATTATGATTCTTAAATCTTGTTATAAGCAAGAAGACAGGAACATTGTTTATTTTTAGTTGTTTGATCCAAAAATATAAAAGTTCTAAGCTTTCAGCTGCCCATTTTTCAGCTACCATGGGCACTATTATATAATGAGTACTAATTAAAGTAGCAGATAATGTATAATCCAAGCTTGGGTTAGTATCGATTATAATATATTCATATTCATCTTCTAAGAGAAATAAAGACTCTTTTAATCTAAACTCTTTTAAAGGGATAGACTCTGTGTTAAATTTGTGTAAATCAATATAACTTGGTATAAAATCTAAATTTGTGTCAAGGTTTACAATTGATTCATTAATGTCTATTTTTTCACTTAATACTTGATATATGTTTGTATCTTTTATATTTATATTTTTTTCTTGCAGTTTTTGATAAAAGTAACTAGTAGTTGATGCTTGTGTATCCATGTCAATTAAGAGTACTTTATATTTTTTTGCTAAAAGGGTTGCAAATATTAGTGAACTGGTGCTCTTACCAACGCCACCCTTGATATTGGCAATAGAAATTACTTTATGTTTTTTGATTTCCATTAGTTATTAAGCCTCCATATGATAGTTTTTGTCACAAATGTGTATATTTGTCTTAAATAATCATATTAGATAATGTAATTATAGTATTTTTTTATTTTATTATAATAAAACATTTTATTTTGTACAAAAATATTTGATTATAATAAAATAAAAAAGACACAAATTTGATAAAAATATTTTTAATAATAAGTAGTAAGTAAAACACAAAAAGTAGAAATCGTAGTATTGGGTTACACATAGTAGATTTAATATTTGTAAAAAAATATTTTAAATAACTTGTCAAAAACTTAAATATGATATACATATTATTGTTGGTAAAAAGTTAACCATAAGATTACATAAGATTACATAAGATTTTGTTAAAAATTCTTATCTTTTTAGATAATAATTTTTGGCAATAATTTAGATGATCGTGAAAGATATAGAATCTAAAACTTAGTGAGTAGAGTGTCAAGAAGAGAGTATATGAGGAGATTTAAAGAGAATAGGGGATAAATTTAAATGGTTATAAGATGTGGTTTAAGAAGTGAAAATATTGATAGTAAGTGAAGTAATGCAGATATCATGATTAAAAAGGGAGAGTCAATTGAAATTAATTAGTAGAGAAGGAAGTAAATATAAATATAGGAAAGAGATAATAAAACTTTTTCCCAAACATGATTGCTATATTGAAGGGTTTTTGGGTACAGGATCAATCTTTTTTAATAAGGAATTAGCAAAATATAACATTATTAATGATACTTCAGAATTCATTTATAAAATGTTTTATTTTCTAAAAAAGAAACCTGAAGAGTTATACAGGAGAGTGGAGAAGGCGATAATATATGAGGATATCGTTGATGAGAATCAAGATAAGATTGAATATCATATAATAAGAGCATTATATTCACTTTTTGGAGCATGTACAAAAACAATAGTAACTAATAAAATAAATTCAAGGAAAAATTTTTTACAAAGACTTGAAAGTTATAAGGAAGAGTTTTAAAGGAAGTTGAGTCAAAGCATGTTTTTTAGAAAAGATATCTTTAAGTTTATCAAATCAATAACAACAAATATGAGGATGAATAAGAAAGTTTAATTTACTTAGATCCTCCATATAGCGTGTCAAAGGGACGGTTGAGTGATAATAAGGGATGGAGCATAGAAAAGTTAGAACAACTTATTTTAGAGGTTAAAAAATATAGGTGGCAATATGCAATAAGTGAATATGATGATGAGGAATATTAAAACTATTTGAAAAACATAAAAACATAATCTAAATATCTATTATGTGGGAAAATCAATGGGAGCTGCAGCAACATTTGGGCGTACAAAGTGTGAAATAGTAGCTACTTCTTATGTGGTTGATTTGAAGGAAGAGAGAGGAGAAATAGTTAAAAAATATCGTAATTTATTATAGTTAAATATGTTTTAAATCGAATTCATTTATTAAATTAACTTAAACATTTTGATAAAGCATACTTTATCAAAATGTTTAAGTTAATTACCTATCATACTTACTTTTTATGAATCATACTTACTTTTTATGATGTTACTGATAATCATCAAACTATGATTGAATTGGTGCCAATGGCGGCATGTTTAGAACTGTCCGATCATTAAGATCATCTTTTATTCTATTTAAAATCTCTTCATTGGGGGTTTTCTCATTATCAAACGCACTACATGCCATAGAAAAAAGCTGAGCTACCATATCCTTTAAACTTTGACCACCATTTGGAGTTGGAGGAGTTGTAGGAGTTAAATTAGCTAAGTCCAAATCCGACCCATTATTTTTTTCTTTAATCGCTTCTTGTAAATCCTTAATAACAACAATAAGTTCTCTTCCCTTACTTGGAGACTGCTTTAACCATTGAATAAATCCATCCAACTTGGTTTTCCTTGTATCCTCTCTATCTTGACGAGAGATATTCATTGATGATGAAAGTAATTGATTTTGAAAGTCATCAAGTGTCTTAACCTCATCAGAAGATAAGACCTCATCAGAAGATAAGATATCCTCAGGTGTATCTCCTATAACGCTACAACTAATAAGGAATAAGTAAATAAATAAATTTAATAGAAAATTCATGTGTCAACCCTCCTTAATAAATGTATACCATTAATAACAAAAATAATAAAATTAAATTGTACATAATAAGATAATATCTAATTTATTGATAACAAAGCGGTACTGCCCTATATTTTAATAGATGAAAGAGAAAAAAATGAATATAATAAGGATCCTTGTATCCTTGTTATTATGTTTTATCTTGATGCTTGGATGTCAAAATGAGCCTAGTGAATATGACATAGGGTATGTTACTAAAATAAGTAAAGAGGAAATTGCTAAGCTTGAACAATTCATTGATGTTACTAAAGATTATGAGAGTGTACTAGTAGATATATATAACGACTATATTGGGGATTATAATGCAATTAAGACCTATTCTAACTGCAATGGCAATTCATGTTTGTGGTCTGATGTAAGGGAAGAGCATGTTAGTAGACTAAAGGTAGGTAATCTTATAGAGGAATATAGTAAGCTAGTAGAGATGCTACAGACAGGAATAGATAATTATACCCCTCAAACTTTAATTAACTCAATTGATAAGTTTAAAGAAGATCTTAAAGGAGAACTTCCTCTTATAGGAGAAGAGAACCAAAGACGTCCTCACAACGCTTCTATAGCAAGAAATATTGCTGAATCTTACTATAATACTATGAAAATAGCTGTTACAAGTTATGTTGATGCTTTTGCGTATTTAGTGTCAACACTGTCTTCACCAGAGCTTACTGAGGCTACTGAAAGCTTTGCAACTGCATCAAAAGTATTTGTAGAAAAGAGAGGAGATGCAGCTACACATGCAATCTTATATGGTATTATGACTATTATTTCTCAAGGAAGTCTTATTAATGCACAAAGTATATCTGAGATGTTTGGTAAGGAAGGAGAAGAGTTCTCACCATCTATTGGTAAACTTTATTATGTTTATAAAGCATCTAAACCATACTAAAAAAAGAGGACAGAATGAAGAACAAGTTCTTATACTAATAACAAACTTATAGAGTATAATCTGAATAAACATCATCATTTAGCTTATACTCTATAAGACATTTTTTATAATATAGGACAATACTTATAAGTAGAACATTAAAAGAAAGATGATTGTTTGTAAATTTTTTTCATTTTATTTGTATTATTTTTAATTCTGTTAAGCCATTTTGGCAAAAATCTTTGATTGATAAAAGCAATAACATCATCAAGGAATTGTTTTTTAATTAGATAGGTACTCTTATGTCGTGAAGAAGTTAAACCGATGTTAGAAATAGATTCTATCCAGATAGGATTTTGATTTTTTAAAAGGTTAAAATAATAAAATAGGCTAATAGAGTAGTTTTTGCATATATTAGGGTTAATGCTATTGATTAAGGAGATAAGTCCTATATAATTATCCATAATGTGATTTAAAGGGAAGGTAGGAAAGTTTCTAGTGTTTAAAGGATCAAATACCCGATTCAAGGTTATAATTAGCACGCTCATTTAAAGCCTCTAATGTAGCAGCAATGTCTGAGTCTTTATTAAAAGTGATATTTTCTGTTATTCTGTACTGCCTATCACCATTAGTTGTAAATATTGTATCTGCAGAAATAGAACCCTTTCCAGTGGCTATAATTTTGTAAGCAAGTAAGGCCTTACATGCTGAATGTCTCTTAAGGTCAACCTTTCTAGCTTCCAGTTTAGTACGTATTTGTAAAGTAGAGAGTAGTAAAAGGGTTGAATCTTATTGATTAATTTGTTATAATATAAGTAATTAAGTAGAGGGAGATATTTTGAGTTTGCATACTATATTAGAGTAATGTTTTAGTTGTGTTTGTAGACAAGAAGTTAGAGCATCAAATTATATTGGGTGGTATTGGTAAGTTTGATAAGGATAAGATTTCGATTAATGATAATATTGTTGTAAATAAGGATAGTGGTAAGGTTGCAATTAGGAATGATAATGCTAGTATTAAGGCTATTTTAAAAGAGATCGTGAATTTAATAAAGGATATCAAGATTACGGAATCTTATAATGATAGTATTACTGGTTCTGCTGCTACACCGTTAATGCTATCTCTGGTGCTGTAAGTGGAAGTATTGTTGGGTATATGAATGGTAGCTATATATCTCAGATAAATAGGTGTAGTAGTAATATGGAGAAGTTTTTAGAATAAGTTAATAATGAGTGTAATTTGATATAATTGAGTGAGGACGTGAAATGATTAATTTAGCATATAAACAAATGCCAGAATATAAATATGTAAAGCAGGCATTTATTGAAAAGGGATTTGAAGAGGATATAATAGAATCTTTTTTGCTTCTTAATCTAGTTTATAGTGATGATAATGTAAAGGACAAGATAAAGTCACTTGAGGATAAACTTATTGCATTTGAGGCTGAGTGTAAGGGTAGATTTGATAAGGTAGATAATAAGATAGAAGCAGTAAGGAATGAGATAAAGACAGTAAGAAGTGAGCTAAGTAGTGAAATAAAGGAAGTAAGGACTGAGCTTAACGGTAGGATAGATAAACTTGACGATAAGATAGAAGCAGTAAGGAATGAACTAAGTAGTGAGATAAAAGAAGTAAGGAATGAGCTCAGTAGTGAGATAAAGGAAGTAAGGAATGAACTTAACGGTAGAATAGACACAATTAAGAGTGAGCTAAGTAGTAAGATAGACTCAGCGATAAAGCCACTTTATTGGATATTTGGGTTTGTGTCTACATTTGCTGTAAGTGCAGTAATAGGATTATTTATACATTATCTTAGTAAATAAGTGATAAATTTAATATATTCACAATATTTCTAGTAAAGATAAGACTTAAAGATCTTATCTTTACTAGAAAAGAATTAGTGCATAATGAGATTCTGTAGCATAAATATCACCAGATAGAGCTTGATATTAAGTATTAGAACTTATTCTTTTAAAAAAGAAGTAAATTGTGTAAGACTGTTTAAGATATATAGTTATTAAAAAGAGAAGAGGTGAGAAAATGAAGTTAATAAATAAAGCGTTAATAATAATTAGTCTAGTTAGTAGTGTTATGTCGTGTAAGCTGTATGACAAGTTGCTAGATAAAGTAGAAGAGTCTTTAGATAAACAAGAAGTAAGTGTAAGATCTTCTGCTAGCAAGCCAGATACTAATGCTATAACTGACATGCAAGATAGCGATGTTGGAGCTAGTGAACAGAATAGTGGTAGAAGTGGCCGTAGGGCTAGAAGTTTAGATGATTATAGCCAAAATGAACAAGAAGAGGTTGTTAATAAAGTCGATAGTAGTGGTTCAGAAGCAGAGCAGAATGTAGCTATTGTTAAAGAGGATAAAGTAGTTGTAGAGTCTTTAAGCGATAAATCAAAACAGGGTGTGATTGTTAATGAGGAGACGAAGGAGCTTTGTGATAAAGCTAATGAAATAAAGAGTCAAGCTGAGACTCGGTTAGTAGAGGTTGGTGCAATAACTAAGAATTTGGAACAAATAAAGAAAAAACTTGACGAGGTAAAAACTGAGGTTACTAATGCCGAGACTGATTTTAATAAAGCAAGAAGGGGGTCTAATAGTGAATCTAAACAGAAATTATTGGCTGACTTACACAAAGCTATTGATAAGGTTAGGAATAGTAGGAATTATGCAGATTTAATATTGTATAATGAAGCAAAGGGTTCATTAGAAAGTTCAGAAGGTAGTTTTAATAATGCTAAGAGTCAGGCTGAAATTGCTTTGAGTGATATCAAAAGTATTTATAGAGCATCGGGCGGAGCTTACTATATACATAAGGCAAAAGAAGCAATGGAGGGAGCAGAAAAACTTTTAGAAGATGCTCAAAGGGATCAATCAACGCTTAAGTTTAGAATGAATCAAGTAGAGGTAGACTTCAGCAAGTTAAAGCAAGCACATGAAGCACTGGTAGGAATAATGAATTGAGTTATAAGTAAGAAATATGAACTTAAATGATACCTATTAATGCTGGGGAAATTCATTAAGTTCATTACAAGACTCCTATTAAGCCTGTAAGTCTAAATTTATATGCCTTTTCAGTAATAATAATATCAAAGAATAAAAGAGATGTTATAAAAGAAAAATAAGAGAATAAAGTTGATATAAATAAGTAAGTGAGATAAGTTATTTGTAAGATGTATAAAGAAGGAAAGTAAATGAGAATAATAATTGTAACATTAATAATGTTACGAGGCTCGATAGCATGCCGTTGAGTTTAAGTTTATAAGTCTTCTCATCAATGATATCGTTATGGAAGTATTTATCAAGAGATTGAATCTCATGAATAAATTTATTAGCATTTATATTTTTATTTATAGTGTCTACTTTAGCCATAATAAGATTCTTATAAAAAGTAATATGAATATAAAGAATTGTCATTTTACTATTAGATATATGTTATTTATAAATGACTAATTAAATAGTTGCAGTAATAGT encodes:
- a CDS encoding BMP family protein; amino-acid sequence: MIRLLILIICMLYASCTGSSERGIGKVSIITEGHFDDRGFNESALSGLRGVETNFKIEVVSKESTAAYYQADVESLKDNGSSLIWLMGFQMSELAMPVALSNEDVNYAVIDAIYDKDVLMPPNLAAITFRTEECAFLVGYIAARKTKTGKIGFVGGIKGDIVDSFRFGYEAGALYAKRDIKVVSEYAGSFSDVAIGATMARNMYSGGADIIFAAAGLSGVGVIEAAKELGDGYYVIGVDQDQSYLAPNNIITSAVKDIRRAVMSFTSAYLRTGEFKGGGVTSYGLREGFVGHIRNPKMIPSALEYELNIIKEKIIGGDIKVPAHEESYVNFAISFL
- a CDS encoding chromosome replication/partitioning protein; the protein is MKDIVLNNRIINKDDSPHLLNLEHEKTAHSHYLELKKRLKQNLKKEIYYKLDNILILKEIKDNEYYKIDGYKNFESFIKDYRLAKSQVYLYLRLADAVKEGFIEEKYIIEHGINKSIEMVKNKKQGIEESKQNPLKPLRFQLKNEESYNFYKKHAKFAAYLLDSIFSNKQELLQEFLNEFENLKSKKGK
- the bdr gene encoding Bdr family repetitive protein, whose amino-acid sequence is MINLAYKQMPEYKYVKQAFIEKGFEEDIIESFLLLNLVYSDDNVKDKIKSLEDKLIAFEAECKGRFDKVDNKIEAVRNEIKTVRSELSSEIKEVRTELNGRIDKLDDKIEAVRNELSSEIKEVRNELSSEIKEVRNELNGRIDTIKSELSSKIDSAIKPLYWIFGFVSTFAVSAVIGLFIHYLSK
- a CDS encoding ParA family protein, yielding MEIKKHKVISIANIKGGVGKSTSSLIFATLLAKKYKVLLIDMDTQASTTSYFYQKLQEKNINIKDTNIYQVLSEKIDINESIVNLDTNLDFIPSYIDLHKFNTESIPLKEFRLKESLFLLEDEYEYIIIDTNPSLDYTLSATLISTHYIIVPMVAEKWAAESLELLYFWIKQLKINNVPVFLLITRFKNHNTHKQLLEYFQSQKRFLGFIHEREDLNKRIAKNDIFDLTKDYIKEYGSILTKFLNQIF
- a CDS encoding DNA adenine methylase, which translates into the protein MKLISREGSKYKYRKEIIKLFPKHDCYIEGFLGTGSIFFNKELAKYNIINDTSEFIYKMFYFLKKKPEELYRRVEKAIIYEDIVDENQDKIEYHIIRALYSLFGACTKTIVTNKINSRKNFLQRLESYKEEF
- a CDS encoding baseplate J/gp47 family protein, giving the protein MRTKLEARKVDLKRHSACKALLAYKIIATGKGSISADTIFTTNGDRQYRITENITFNKDSDIAATLEALNERANYNLESGI